From Nymphalis io chromosome 12, ilAglIoxx1.1, whole genome shotgun sequence, a single genomic window includes:
- the LOC126772447 gene encoding uncharacterized protein LOC126772447 has product MKTFVCVLLFAAAVVAEPPQYRQVRFRSQKQETESQGFDTGAAPYPAAGYRPTKEFNLPSRQEFSPPATNYGIPADSYGAPFNTYLTPQTEYGVPQEESDKGPKDDEKEEVENVGNTKNEEQKENLQEEPKKDAEVVSAQGAYYVLLPGSQLQRVQFQTENDVRNMAYTARLQYRNEDRAPIFVYTAVPQYQSAAYVQLFK; this is encoded by the coding sequence ATGAAGACTTTCGTTTGTGTTCTTCTATTCGCAGCTGCAGTTGTGGCTGAACCACCTCAGTACAGGCAGGTGAGATTCAGGTCACAAAAGCAAGAAACGGAAAGTCAAGGATTTGATACAGGCGCAGCACCTTACCCAGCAGCGGGCTACAGGCCAACAAAGGAATTTAACTTGCCCTCTCGTCAGGAATTTTCCCCACCAGCAACTAATTACGGAATTCCTGCCGATAGTTACGGTGCTCCATTTAACACATATTTGACTCCGCAAACTGAGTATGGAGTACCGCAAGAAGAAAGCGACAAGGGCCCAAAAGACGATGAAAAGGAAGAAGTAGAAAATGTTGGAAACACGAAAAATGAAGAACAAAAAGAGAACCTCCAAGAGGAACCTAAAAAAGATGCCGAAGTAGTAAGTGCTCAAGGAGCTTACTATGTCCTACTGCCCGGATCTCAGCTCCAAAGAGTGCAATTTCAAACTGAAAACGATGTTCGTAATATGGCGTACACTGCTCGACTTCAATACAGAAACGAAGATCGTGCTCCAATTTTCGTTTATACTGCAGTACCTCAATATCAATCAGCGGCCTACGTTCAACTGTTTAAATAA